In a single window of the Rhodoferax saidenbachensis genome:
- a CDS encoding universal stress protein: MYKRILVATDGSKLSQTAVRSAIELAALSGADLVAVKVVPRYPQSYFEGGVAMDPAYIQKIERQWAEDGQAVVDAVQKAALAKGVKTKAVTVKSDLVSDAIIAAAKKHRCDLIVMASHGRKGIKRLLLGSETQHVLTHATVPVLILK; this comes from the coding sequence ATGTACAAACGCATCCTGGTCGCCACCGATGGGTCCAAACTCTCCCAGACGGCGGTTCGCAGCGCCATAGAACTGGCAGCGCTCAGCGGCGCCGATCTGGTGGCCGTCAAGGTGGTACCCCGTTACCCGCAGAGTTATTTCGAAGGCGGCGTGGCGATGGACCCTGCCTACATCCAGAAGATCGAACGCCAATGGGCCGAAGACGGTCAGGCCGTGGTGGATGCCGTACAAAAGGCGGCGCTGGCCAAGGGTGTGAAAACCAAAGCCGTGACCGTGAAATCAGACCTGGTGTCTGACGCCATCATTGCGGCCGCCAAAAAACACCGCTGTGATTTGATCGTGATGGCCTCCCATGGCCGCAAGGGCATCAAGCGCCTGCTGCTGGGCAGTGAAACCCAGCACGTGTTGACGCACGCCACCGTTCCGGTACTGATACTGAAGTAG
- a CDS encoding heavy metal translocating P-type ATPase, producing MPSASILPPLVTPVSGLATGVGLLHSDAHLGLLDDPQEWGAFSRASAHDPSQWESSVVIEGMHCAACSLTVEDALRRVPGVISAQVSAASHRAQVVWSATQVQPSRWMQAVQGAGYRAIPANDMFASERRKQETRKALWRWLVAGLCMMQVMMYAYPAYIAQPGDLTGEMEQLLRWASWVLTLPVMLFSCGPFFRNALRDLLQARISMDLPVTLGILITFVASTAGTFEPQGIWGREVYFDSLTMFVFFLLTGRWLELRLRDRTAGALEALMNRLPDSVERLGSDGQFARVAARRLAVGDLMRVHPGETFAADGVVEQGTTQVDEALLTGESRPVERGPGETVVAGSHNLSTSVQVRVHQVGSDTRFSQMVALMESASASKPQMALLADRLAKPFLMAVLLAAAAACAWWWPHDPAHALMVAVAVLVVTCPCALSLATPAAMLAAAGALARGGVLVRNLQALESLAVVDTVVFDKTGTLTQDALVLDRVEVRAGTTAAQALSMAAALAQHSLHPVSRSLWRAAQMPGAAPQASWVCEAVTEVAGQGVSGTAQASNVPGTQAQKALRLGSAAWCGVQVPPLDAVGVHLSDAHGWLASFTFQEALRPQAMALVGALQLQGVDVHLFSGDRAASVVRIARQAGIAQAHAFGDCSAADKLARVRALQKQGRTVAMVGDGLNDGPVMAGAHVSFALGQGVPLAQARADYVVQGDRLEAVAQALQLSRRTLRVVRQNLWWALLYNAACVPLAVAGWLPAWLAGLGMATSSLVVVLNALRLARGMPPLAPVAEATAAA from the coding sequence ATGCCCAGCGCCAGCATCCTGCCCCCCCTTGTCACGCCTGTGAGCGGCCTTGCCACGGGTGTCGGGCTGTTGCATAGCGACGCCCACTTGGGGCTGCTCGATGACCCGCAGGAGTGGGGCGCGTTCAGCCGCGCCAGCGCCCATGATCCATCGCAGTGGGAGTCCAGTGTGGTGATCGAGGGCATGCACTGCGCGGCCTGCTCGTTAACAGTGGAAGATGCATTGCGCCGGGTACCCGGTGTTATCAGCGCCCAGGTGAGTGCCGCGAGCCACAGGGCACAGGTGGTGTGGTCGGCCACGCAGGTTCAGCCGTCGCGCTGGATGCAGGCAGTGCAGGGCGCAGGCTACCGCGCGATTCCTGCCAACGACATGTTTGCCAGCGAACGCCGCAAGCAGGAAACCCGCAAGGCGCTTTGGCGCTGGCTGGTGGCCGGGCTGTGCATGATGCAGGTGATGATGTATGCCTACCCGGCCTACATCGCCCAGCCGGGTGACCTGACCGGCGAGATGGAACAACTGCTGCGCTGGGCCTCCTGGGTGCTCACGCTGCCGGTCATGCTGTTTTCCTGCGGCCCCTTCTTTCGCAACGCCCTGCGCGATCTGCTGCAGGCGCGCATCAGCATGGATTTGCCGGTCACGCTGGGCATCCTGATCACCTTTGTGGCCAGTACCGCAGGCACGTTTGAACCCCAGGGCATCTGGGGGCGCGAAGTGTATTTCGACTCGCTCACCATGTTCGTCTTTTTCCTGCTGACCGGGCGCTGGCTGGAGCTGCGGCTGCGTGACCGCACAGCGGGTGCGCTGGAAGCGCTGATGAACCGCCTGCCCGACAGCGTGGAGCGCTTGGGCAGCGATGGCCAGTTTGCGCGTGTGGCGGCGAGGCGCTTGGCCGTGGGCGATCTCATGCGCGTGCACCCCGGCGAGACCTTTGCTGCCGATGGGGTGGTGGAGCAGGGGACGACCCAGGTGGATGAGGCTCTGCTCACGGGCGAATCGCGGCCCGTAGAGCGTGGCCCGGGCGAGACCGTGGTGGCTGGTAGCCACAACCTCAGTACCAGCGTGCAGGTGCGTGTGCACCAGGTGGGCAGTGACACTCGGTTTTCCCAGATGGTTGCGCTCATGGAAAGTGCCTCCGCCAGCAAGCCGCAGATGGCCCTGTTGGCAGACCGCCTGGCCAAGCCGTTTTTGATGGCGGTGCTGCTCGCCGCAGCGGCCGCCTGCGCCTGGTGGTGGCCGCACGACCCGGCGCATGCCCTGATGGTGGCCGTGGCGGTGCTGGTGGTGACCTGCCCCTGCGCACTTTCATTGGCGACGCCGGCGGCCATGCTGGCCGCTGCGGGCGCATTGGCGCGGGGTGGCGTGCTGGTGCGCAATCTGCAGGCGCTGGAATCGCTGGCGGTGGTGGATACCGTGGTTTTTGACAAAACCGGTACCCTGACCCAGGATGCGCTGGTACTTGACCGCGTGGAGGTGCGCGCTGGCACCACGGCTGCGCAGGCCTTGTCCATGGCGGCGGCATTGGCGCAGCACTCGCTGCACCCGGTGTCGCGCTCCTTGTGGCGCGCCGCCCAGATGCCCGGTGCAGCTCCTCAGGCTTCATGGGTCTGTGAAGCGGTGACAGAAGTGGCCGGGCAGGGCGTTTCAGGCACCGCGCAGGCCAGCAATGTCCCGGGAACACAAGCGCAAAAAGCTTTGCGACTGGGCTCGGCGGCCTGGTGTGGTGTGCAAGTGCCGCCCCTGGATGCGGTGGGCGTACACCTTAGCGATGCGCATGGCTGGCTGGCCAGCTTCACCTTTCAGGAGGCGCTGCGCCCGCAGGCGATGGCATTGGTCGGTGCCTTGCAATTGCAAGGGGTGGACGTGCACCTGTTTTCGGGGGACCGTGCCGCATCGGTAGTGCGTATCGCTCGGCAGGCAGGCATTGCCCAGGCCCATGCCTTTGGGGACTGCTCCGCTGCGGACAAACTCGCCCGTGTGCGCGCGCTGCAAAAGCAGGGCCGCACGGTGGCCATGGTGGGGGACGGGCTCAACGACGGCCCGGTCATGGCGGGTGCCCATGTGTCTTTTGCGCTGGGGCAGGGTGTGCCACTGGCGCAGGCCCGGGCGGACTATGTGGTGCAGGGCGACCGTCTGGAGGCCGTGGCACAGGCGCTGCAACTGTCCCGCCGCACGCTGCGGGTGGTGCGGCAAAACCTCTGGTGGGCCCTGTTGTACAACGCCGCCTGTGTACCGCTGGCGGTTGCTGGCTGGCTGCCGGCATGGCTGGCGGGCTTGGGCATGGCCACCAGTTCCCTGGTGGTGGTGCTCAATGCACTGCGGCTGGCCCGCGGCATGCCGCCGTTGGCCCCGGTGGCGGAGGCGACGGCTGCGGCCTGA
- the ccoS gene encoding cbb3-type cytochrome oxidase assembly protein CcoS, which produces MDILYLLIPLSVVLVFFILGGLWWAIDRGQFEDIEAEGERILRDP; this is translated from the coding sequence ATGGACATCTTGTATTTGCTCATTCCCCTGTCGGTTGTGCTGGTGTTTTTCATCCTGGGGGGGCTCTGGTGGGCCATAGACCGCGGGCAGTTTGAAGACATTGAGGCTGAGGGCGAGCGCATTTTGCGCGACCCCTGA
- the ccoN gene encoding cytochrome-c oxidase, cbb3-type subunit I, with protein MAFPNQQATTYNDTVVRQFAIMTVVWGVVGMLVGVIIAAQLAWPELNFGIPWLSYGRLRPLHTNAVIFAFGGCGLFAAAYYVVQRTCQVRLFGDKLASFTFWGWQLVILAAAISLPLGYTSGKEYAELEWPIDILITLVWVSFAIVFFGTVGTRKVKHIYVANWFFGAFILAVAILHLVNSAAIPVGWMKSYSAYAGVQDAMVQWWYGHNAVGFFLTAGFLGMMYYFIPKQAGRPVYSYRLSIVHFWALIFTYMWAGPHHLHYTALPDWTQSVGMVFSLILLAPSWGGMINGIMTLSGAWHKLRDDPILRFLIVSLSFYGMSTFEGPMMSIKTVNALSHYTDWTIGHVHSGALGWVGLVTMGSMYYLIPRLFGQKQMYSVKAIEVHFWTATIGIVIYIAAMWIAGVMQGLMWRAINPDGTLTYTFVESVKATYPFYVLRLLGGLLYLGGMLIMLWNTLKTATAGRASTVTIPATAAHA; from the coding sequence ATGGCATTTCCAAACCAGCAGGCAACGACCTACAACGACACCGTTGTGCGCCAGTTCGCCATCATGACCGTGGTATGGGGCGTAGTGGGCATGTTGGTGGGGGTGATCATCGCTGCCCAGCTCGCATGGCCGGAGCTCAATTTCGGCATTCCCTGGCTCAGTTACGGCCGACTGCGCCCCCTGCACACCAATGCAGTGATCTTCGCGTTCGGTGGTTGCGGCCTGTTTGCGGCGGCCTATTACGTGGTGCAGCGCACCTGCCAGGTCCGCCTGTTTGGTGACAAGCTGGCGTCCTTCACGTTTTGGGGTTGGCAACTGGTGATTCTGGCGGCAGCCATTTCCTTGCCGCTGGGTTACACCTCTGGCAAGGAATACGCAGAACTCGAATGGCCCATCGATATCCTGATCACGCTGGTATGGGTGTCTTTTGCCATCGTATTTTTTGGCACGGTGGGTACCCGCAAGGTGAAGCACATCTATGTGGCCAACTGGTTCTTTGGGGCCTTCATTCTGGCCGTGGCCATCCTGCACCTGGTCAACAGCGCCGCCATTCCCGTGGGCTGGATGAAATCCTACTCGGCGTATGCGGGCGTGCAGGATGCCATGGTGCAGTGGTGGTACGGCCACAATGCGGTGGGCTTCTTCCTGACCGCTGGCTTCCTGGGCATGATGTATTACTTCATCCCCAAGCAGGCCGGTCGCCCGGTCTACAGCTACCGCCTGTCCATCGTCCACTTCTGGGCGCTGATCTTCACCTACATGTGGGCAGGCCCCCACCACCTGCACTACACCGCATTGCCAGACTGGACACAGTCCGTGGGCATGGTGTTCTCCCTCATCCTGCTGGCCCCCAGTTGGGGCGGCATGATCAACGGCATCATGACCCTGAGCGGCGCCTGGCACAAGCTGCGTGACGACCCCATCCTGCGTTTCCTGATCGTGTCGCTGTCCTTCTACGGCATGAGCACGTTTGAAGGTCCCATGATGTCCATCAAGACTGTAAATGCGCTCTCCCATTACACCGACTGGACCATTGGCCATGTGCACTCTGGTGCCCTGGGCTGGGTGGGTTTGGTGACCATGGGCTCCATGTATTACCTGATTCCACGCCTGTTTGGCCAGAAGCAGATGTACAGCGTCAAGGCCATTGAGGTGCATTTCTGGACGGCCACCATCGGTATCGTGATCTATATCGCTGCTATGTGGATTGCCGGTGTGATGCAGGGCCTGATGTGGCGCGCCATCAACCCCGATGGCACGCTGACCTACACCTTTGTCGAATCGGTGAAAGCGACCTACCCCTTCTATGTGCTGCGCCTGCTGGGTGGCCTGCTCTACCTGGGCGGCATGCTGATCATGTTGTGGAACACCCTGAAAACGGCTACAGCCGGGCGTGCCAGTACCGTGACCATTCCTGCCACTGCGGCGCACGCCTGA
- the ccoO gene encoding cytochrome-c oxidase, cbb3-type subunit II has product MANESKNSGLSHEKIETNNFLMIVLILLVLLVGGMVEIVPLFFQKSTTEPIKGIQPYTALQLAGRDVYVREGCYNCHSQMIRPFRAETLRYGHYSVAGESVYDHPFQWGSKRTGPDLARVGSKYSDEWHRIHLNNPRDVVPESNMPAYPWLEKTPVDAAALPAHMRGLRTVGVPYTDEQIAKSVEDVKGKTELEATIAYLQVLGLALK; this is encoded by the coding sequence ATGGCCAATGAATCCAAAAACTCCGGTTTGTCGCACGAGAAGATCGAGACCAACAACTTTCTGATGATTGTGCTGATCCTGCTGGTCTTGCTGGTGGGCGGCATGGTGGAAATTGTTCCGCTGTTCTTCCAGAAGTCCACCACTGAGCCGATCAAGGGCATCCAGCCTTACACCGCATTGCAATTGGCTGGGCGCGACGTCTATGTGCGCGAAGGTTGCTACAACTGCCATTCGCAGATGATCCGACCCTTCCGCGCCGAAACACTGCGGTATGGTCATTACTCGGTGGCGGGTGAGTCGGTGTATGACCACCCCTTCCAGTGGGGCAGCAAACGCACCGGACCTGACTTGGCCCGTGTGGGTAGCAAGTACAGCGACGAATGGCACCGCATTCACTTGAACAACCCGCGTGATGTGGTCCCCGAGTCCAACATGCCGGCCTACCCCTGGCTTGAAAAGACACCGGTGGATGCTGCAGCCTTGCCCGCCCATATGCGTGGACTGCGCACCGTGGGTGTGCCGTACACCGACGAGCAGATCGCCAAATCCGTGGAAGACGTCAAGGGCAAAACCGAGCTGGAGGCCACCATCGCCTACCTGCAGGTTCTGGGCCTGGCGCTCAAATAA
- a CDS encoding CcoQ/FixQ family Cbb3-type cytochrome c oxidase assembly chaperone, whose protein sequence is MDINTLRSLATVVSFVTFIGIVWWAWSKRRADDFSEAAQLPFEQD, encoded by the coding sequence ATGGACATCAATACCCTTCGCTCCCTGGCCACCGTGGTCAGCTTCGTCACCTTCATCGGCATCGTCTGGTGGGCTTGGTCCAAGCGCCGTGCCGATGATTTTTCGGAAGCTGCACAACTGCCCTTCGAGCAGGACTGA
- the ccoP gene encoding cytochrome-c oxidase, cbb3-type subunit III: MSDFTSNFWPVFISVITLVGILACLLLLWFSGKARAMTAHDNTTGHVWDGDLREMNNPLPRWWVWLFVITVVFALVYLALYPGLGNFAGQLKWSQEDQYSREIAKGNAEVAPLYAKFTAMSVEDTSKDPQAQAIGERLFMNNCAQCHGSDARGSKGFPNLADADWLHGGTPDKIVESITKGRIGQMPPMAAAVGTADDVKNVANYVLSLSGSPHDSVRAALGKSKFAACAACHGMDGKGNTALGAPNLADDIWLHGYGENAIIAMVTNGKVNQMPAQGEKLTEPQIHVLASYVWGLSNRSQAK; the protein is encoded by the coding sequence ATGAGCGACTTCACCAGCAATTTCTGGCCCGTATTTATTTCGGTCATCACCCTGGTCGGCATCCTGGCCTGCCTGCTGCTGCTCTGGTTCAGTGGCAAGGCCCGGGCCATGACAGCGCATGACAACACCACCGGCCACGTCTGGGATGGTGACCTGCGTGAGATGAACAACCCCTTGCCGCGCTGGTGGGTGTGGCTGTTTGTCATCACGGTGGTATTTGCGCTGGTGTACCTGGCGCTTTACCCGGGTCTGGGCAATTTTGCAGGCCAGTTGAAATGGTCGCAGGAAGACCAGTACAGCCGCGAAATTGCCAAAGGCAACGCGGAAGTGGCACCTCTGTATGCCAAGTTCACGGCCATGTCGGTGGAAGATACGTCCAAAGATCCGCAGGCCCAAGCCATTGGTGAGCGCCTGTTCATGAACAACTGCGCGCAGTGCCACGGCTCGGACGCCCGCGGGAGCAAGGGTTTCCCCAACCTGGCGGACGCTGACTGGTTGCACGGCGGAACGCCTGACAAGATTGTCGAGTCCATCACCAAGGGCCGCATCGGCCAGATGCCTCCCATGGCGGCAGCAGTCGGCACGGCCGACGATGTGAAAAACGTCGCCAACTATGTGCTCAGCCTCTCGGGCAGTCCGCATGATTCGGTGCGCGCAGCGCTGGGCAAATCCAAGTTTGCGGCCTGTGCGGCCTGCCACGGCATGGATGGCAAGGGCAACACGGCCCTGGGTGCGCCCAACCTGGCAGACGACATCTGGCTGCATGGTTATGGTGAAAACGCCATCATTGCCATGGTCACCAATGGCAAAGTCAACCAGATGCCTGCGCAGGGCGAGAAGCTGACCGAACCCCAGATCCACGTGCTGGCCTCTTATGTGTGGGGTTTGTCCAACCGCTCGCAGGCCAAGTAG
- the ccoG gene encoding cytochrome c oxidase accessory protein CcoG: MSPDRGPIEPPEGADAEMVSLYEAHKKIYPRSVSGRFTRWRWIFVFLTQIVFYGLPWLEWGQRQAVLFDLGARRFYIFNLVLYPQDFIYLTGLLVISAFSLFLFTAVAGRLWCGYACPQTVYTEIFLWLEKQTEGDRSARMRLDAGPWNWNKVWRKSAKQFLWIAVALWTGFTFVGYFTPIHALGLEVVQRNMGSWEVFWTLFYGFATYGNAGYMREQVCKHMCPYARFQSAMFDKDTLIVTYDEARGEPRGARSRKADPVSLNLGACVNCSLCVQVCPTGIDIRDGLQYECIGCGACADVCDTVMDKMGYAPGLIKYSTQNAVDQKWTGKQVLRHVLRPRILIYTAILGAIVVAMLVSLALRTPFKVDVVRDRGSLARIAAGGRIENVYRLQIMNATEASQTFHIAAGGVPGLQVASEQDVTVESTQSRWVAVRLQAPFDAASPGSHTIQFEVQAQSGTATVSEKSVFIVPR, translated from the coding sequence GTGTCACCCGACCGGGGGCCGATTGAGCCACCAGAAGGGGCTGATGCGGAGATGGTGTCGCTGTACGAGGCGCACAAGAAGATCTACCCGCGCAGCGTGTCGGGGCGTTTCACGCGCTGGCGCTGGATCTTCGTATTTCTGACCCAGATCGTGTTTTATGGCTTGCCCTGGCTGGAGTGGGGCCAGCGCCAAGCTGTGCTGTTTGACCTGGGCGCGCGGCGCTTCTACATCTTCAATCTGGTTCTGTACCCGCAGGACTTCATCTACCTCACCGGGTTGTTGGTCATCTCGGCTTTCTCGCTGTTCCTGTTCACGGCGGTGGCGGGACGCCTGTGGTGTGGTTATGCCTGTCCGCAGACCGTCTATACCGAGATATTTCTCTGGCTGGAGAAACAGACCGAAGGGGACCGCTCCGCACGCATGCGACTGGACGCGGGTCCCTGGAACTGGAACAAGGTGTGGCGTAAGAGCGCCAAACAGTTTCTCTGGATTGCTGTCGCGCTATGGACTGGCTTTACCTTTGTGGGTTACTTCACGCCCATCCACGCCCTGGGCCTGGAAGTGGTCCAGCGCAATATGGGATCGTGGGAAGTTTTCTGGACCTTGTTCTACGGTTTCGCCACCTACGGCAACGCAGGTTACATGCGCGAGCAGGTGTGCAAACACATGTGCCCGTATGCGCGCTTCCAGAGTGCGATGTTCGACAAGGACACCCTGATCGTGACCTACGACGAGGCGCGCGGCGAGCCACGCGGTGCCCGTTCGCGCAAGGCCGATCCGGTCTCGCTGAATCTGGGGGCCTGTGTGAACTGCAGCCTGTGTGTGCAGGTGTGCCCCACGGGGATCGATATTCGGGATGGGTTGCAGTACGAATGTATCGGCTGTGGTGCGTGTGCCGATGTATGCGACACCGTCATGGACAAGATGGGCTATGCGCCAGGATTGATCAAGTACTCCACCCAGAACGCAGTGGACCAGAAGTGGACGGGCAAACAGGTGCTGCGCCATGTGCTGCGGCCGCGGATATTGATTTACACCGCCATATTGGGCGCCATCGTGGTGGCCATGCTGGTGAGCCTGGCACTGCGCACGCCTTTCAAGGTGGACGTGGTGCGTGACCGCGGATCTTTGGCCCGTATCGCTGCGGGTGGGCGTATCGAGAACGTGTACCGCCTGCAGATCATGAATGCGACCGAGGCCTCTCAAACCTTCCACATTGCGGCGGGTGGTGTGCCCGGCTTGCAGGTGGCGTCCGAGCAGGATGTGACCGTGGAGTCCACCCAGTCGCGCTGGGTAGCCGTGCGATTGCAGGCACCTTTCGATGCTGCATCACCCGGCTCCCACACCATTCAGTTTGAAGTGCAGGCGCAGTCCGGTACTGCGACCGTGTCCGAAAAATCGGTCTTTATTGTTCCCCGTTAA
- a CDS encoding FixH family protein produces MSASPHSEVRPAPWWKFGHVWLVVAGPAIVVVASFITLYLAITRPDPVMDEDYYRKGVEINKELSADPASLAPAMQGRNHAATGVPRPTDAP; encoded by the coding sequence ATGTCTGCATCCCCCCATTCCGAAGTCCGGCCTGCACCTTGGTGGAAATTCGGCCACGTCTGGCTGGTGGTGGCCGGGCCCGCGATTGTGGTGGTGGCGAGTTTCATCACCCTCTATCTGGCGATAACCCGCCCGGACCCGGTCATGGATGAGGACTACTACCGCAAAGGCGTGGAAATCAACAAGGAACTCAGCGCCGACCCGGCCAGCCTGGCGCCCGCCATGCAGGGGCGCAACCATGCCGCCACGGGTGTGCCCCGGCCGACAGATGCGCCATGA
- the fnr gene encoding fumarate/nitrate reduction transcriptional regulator Fnr, whose product MTPLTIKVACSNCNLRELCMPMGLSDAELDRIDDVVASRRKVKRGGILFRNGEKFTSLYAIRTGFFKTCVASEDGRDQVTGFQMAGEVMGLDGIVNDYHTCDAVALEDAEVCVMPFDRIEELSREINSLQRHVHKIMSREIVRENGVMLLLGSMRAEERLAAFLLNLVQRLHARGFSQSELVLRMTREEIGSYLGLKLETVSRTFSKFVDDGIVEVKQRHVRILNAESLKDIVNPKVCD is encoded by the coding sequence ATCACTCCCTTGACCATCAAGGTCGCCTGCTCCAACTGCAATCTGCGTGAGCTGTGCATGCCCATGGGGCTCAGTGATGCCGAGCTGGACCGCATCGACGATGTGGTGGCCAGCCGCCGCAAGGTCAAACGCGGCGGCATCCTGTTTCGCAATGGCGAAAAGTTCACCAGCCTCTACGCGATTCGCACCGGCTTTTTCAAGACCTGTGTAGCGTCCGAGGACGGGCGCGACCAAGTCACGGGCTTCCAAATGGCCGGCGAAGTCATGGGGCTGGATGGCATCGTGAACGACTACCACACCTGCGACGCCGTGGCACTAGAAGACGCCGAAGTCTGTGTGATGCCGTTTGACCGCATCGAAGAACTGTCGCGCGAGATCAATTCATTGCAACGCCATGTGCACAAGATCATGAGCCGCGAGATCGTGCGCGAAAACGGCGTCATGCTGTTGCTGGGTAGCATGCGTGCTGAAGAGCGGCTTGCCGCCTTTTTGCTCAACCTGGTGCAGCGGCTGCACGCGCGCGGCTTCTCGCAGTCGGAGCTGGTATTGCGCATGACGCGCGAAGAGATTGGCAGCTACCTGGGGCTGAAACTCGAGACGGTGAGCCGCACCTTTTCAAAATTTGTGGACGATGGCATTGTGGAAGTCAAACAGCGCCACGTGCGCATCCTCAACGCTGAGAGCCTTAAGGACATCGTGAATCCCAAGGTTTGTGACTAG
- the hemN gene encoding oxygen-independent coproporphyrinogen III oxidase, translating to MQPTVERIPDDLLRRFDVAGPRYTSYPTADRFVEAFGADDYAQALAQRRSGAAALALPLSLYVHIPFCESLCYYCACNKIITKHHDRATAYLRYLSREVDLHTALIGRGQTVSQLHLGGGTPTFLNDGELRELMDMLRRSFNFAPGGEYSIEVDPRTIDVKRLDTLAELGFNRLSFGVQDFDPAVQKAVHRVQPAEQVFALVEAARVRGFESINVDLIYGLPQQSPESFDRTLAQVNQLRPDRIALYAYAHLPERFKPQRRIATVELPNAAAKVSMQSRSLAAFLSAGYVYVGMDHFALPDDALAVAKRQGRLHRNFQGYSTQPDCDLIGLGVSSIGRIGATYSQNAKTLDEYYDFLDQGRFPVVRGLALTRDDILRRAVIMALMCQGQLLYESIELAHLVDFKSYFAAELGTLREMAQQGMVVLDDAGIQVTAQGWFFVRALAMVFDRHLQTDRTRARFSKII from the coding sequence ATGCAGCCCACCGTAGAACGCATACCCGATGACCTGTTGCGCCGCTTTGATGTGGCAGGGCCGCGCTATACCTCGTACCCCACCGCAGACCGGTTTGTCGAAGCTTTTGGCGCCGACGACTACGCCCAGGCACTTGCCCAGCGGCGCAGCGGTGCAGCGGCGCTGGCTTTGCCCTTGTCGTTGTACGTGCACATACCGTTCTGTGAATCACTGTGCTACTACTGCGCCTGCAACAAGATCATCACCAAACACCATGACCGTGCCACCGCCTATTTGCGGTACCTGAGCCGCGAGGTGGACCTGCACACCGCACTGATAGGGCGCGGGCAAACGGTGAGCCAGTTGCACCTGGGCGGCGGTACCCCCACGTTTTTGAACGACGGGGAACTGCGGGAGCTCATGGACATGCTGCGCCGCAGTTTCAACTTTGCGCCAGGTGGTGAGTACTCCATTGAGGTAGACCCCCGCACCATTGACGTGAAGCGGCTGGACACGCTGGCTGAGTTGGGCTTCAACCGCCTGAGCTTTGGGGTGCAGGACTTTGACCCGGCAGTGCAAAAGGCGGTGCACCGCGTGCAGCCGGCCGAGCAGGTGTTTGCGCTGGTGGAGGCGGCACGTGTGCGCGGCTTCGAGTCCATCAACGTGGACCTGATTTACGGCTTGCCGCAGCAAAGCCCCGAGTCGTTTGATCGCACGCTGGCCCAGGTGAACCAGTTGCGCCCCGACCGCATCGCCCTGTACGCCTATGCCCATTTGCCAGAGCGCTTCAAGCCCCAGCGCCGCATTGCCACCGTCGAGCTGCCCAATGCCGCAGCCAAGGTGTCCATGCAGTCGCGTTCGCTGGCGGCATTTTTGTCGGCCGGTTATGTGTACGTGGGTATGGACCACTTTGCCTTGCCCGATGACGCACTGGCCGTGGCCAAACGCCAGGGGCGCCTGCACCGCAATTTCCAAGGCTACAGCACACAGCCAGACTGCGACCTGATCGGTCTGGGCGTGTCGTCCATAGGGCGCATTGGCGCCACCTACAGCCAGAACGCCAAAACCCTGGACGAGTATTACGATTTTCTGGACCAGGGCCGTTTTCCCGTGGTGCGTGGTTTGGCGTTGACCCGCGATGACATCCTGCGCCGCGCCGTCATCATGGCGCTGATGTGCCAGGGCCAACTGCTCTACGAATCGATAGAACTCGCGCACCTGGTGGACTTCAAGTCCTACTTCGCTGCCGAACTGGGAACTCTGCGCGAGATGGCGCAGCAAGGCATGGTGGTGCTGGACGACGCGGGCATCCAGGTCACGGCGCAAGGCTGGTTCTTTGTGCGCGCGCTGGCCATGGTGTTTGACCGCCATTTGCAAACCGACCGTACCCGCGCCCGGTTTTCCAAGATCATTTAG